The segment TAACCTAAGTTGGGGATAGAAAACTCCCCAGAACCATGTCACTCCAGCTATATCCTCTCTATCCCATCCTCTATCAAGGCTTAAAACCCTTATTTCCCCAATGTTTATGGCAGGGAAATCCCGATCAAAAGGCGATCGCCCTCACCTTTGATGATGGCCCCCATCCCCAATACACCCCAGAGCTGTTAAACGTATTAGAAACCTACAACGTCAAAGCCAACTTTTTTTGGCTCGGATACTGGGTCGAACAGTATCCCGAAATCGCCAAAGCCGTTTACAATCGAGGCCATTGGATCGGTTTACATGGCTATACCCATCGCAACTTTCCCCAACTGACCCCAGAACAACTCTACCAAGACTTATACCAAACCCAAACCGCCATTCTTCAGGCCTGCGATCTGAACCCGGAAGAGCGATCGCACTTTCGGGATGTGCGGCCTCCCAATGGTCTTTTCACCCCCCAAACCCTCAAACTGTTGCAACAATGGAACTATCGCCCAGTGATGTGGACAGTCGTTCCCGAAGATTGGGTTAATCCAGGCGTTTCCACCGTAGTTAAGCGCGTCATAGAAACCGTTTGTCCCGGTTCACTCATTGTTCTCCATGACGGCATCTATGGCGGTCAGAGCGTCGCAGAAACCATCAAGCAGATCCTACCCATCCTCTTAGAACAAGACTATAAGCTCGTTAGTATTAACCATCTCTGGCACTCTCTGGAGAAATAGACAAGACTTGATTCTCCCCATCCCCCCACTGCCATTTTCAGGGAAGAATCAACAGCCCTGCTATCGGCCATGGGACGATTTATGGTCAAATGGGAAGCATGTTGATAGGTCTAATTAGCAAATCAGACCCAAAAAACCCTCAATAAACTTTAAAATCCATAAGGGAAGCCTAGCTTCCTTTGACTGGAATCGCGAGGAAAGATGAATTTAGGAATTGACTTACAAAGAAGTTTTATCGAATTGCTGACCCACTTCGGTCTTCCCCAGGGAGCAGCAAAAGCATTGTGGATTCCCCTACCCATGTTAGTGGTTCTAGTGGGCGCAACGGTGGGCGTATTGGTCACCACCTGGCTAGAGCGAAAAGTATCGGCTGCCGTGCAACAGCGCATCGGCCCCGAATATATGGGCCCTTATGGGGTCTTAGTCCCCGTTGCTGATGGTCTGAAACTCCTGCTCAAACAAGATATCATCCCCGACAAAGCCGATCCGATTTTATTTACCCTAGGGCCAGCCCTGGTGGTGATTCCGGTCTTTTTGTCCTTTCTGATTGTGCCCTTCGGAGAAAACTTGATGATCTCCAATGTGGCCATTGGTATCTTTTTGTGGATTGCCCTTTCCAGTGTGGCCCCCATTGGCTTACTCATGTCAGGCTATGCCTCCAATAACAAGTATTCCCTGTTGGGAGGACTGCGGGCCGCTGCCCAATCGATTAGCTATGAGATTCCGTTAGCGTTTTGCGTCCTGGCGATCGTCATGATGTCCAATAGCCTCAGTACCATCGATATTGTCGATCAACAATCCGGTTATGGCATCCTCGGCTGGAATATCTGGCGGCAACCGGTAGGATTTATCATTTTCTGGATTGCTGCTTTGGCTGAATGCGAGCGTCTACCCTTCGATTTACCCGAAGCTGAAGAAGAATTAGTGGCTGGATATCAAACCGAATACGCAGGGATGAAATTCGCCCTGTTTTATCTCGGTTCCTATGTGAACCTCGTACTCTCCGGTCTTCTGGTGGCCGTCCTATACTTAGGAGGATGGGAATTTATTATCCCCATTGAGCAAGTTGCCCAGTGGTTAGGCATACCCGAAACCACCGCCTGGTTACAAGTGCTGATGGCAAGTTTGGGAATTACTATGGTAATTTTCAAAACCTATTTACTGGTCTTTATTGCTGTTCTCTGTCGGTGGACGCTGCCCCGCGTGCGGATTGACCAACTGTTAGATTTAGGATGGAAATTCCTCTTACCGGTTTCTTTAGTCAATCTTCTATTGACCGCAGCTCTGAAGTTAGTCTTTCCCTTTGCCTTTGGCGGATAGTTGAGCTTGGAACGTTATCCGTTTTGTGTAGTTACGAGTGGTTAATCCATCATGTTGAAGTTCTTAAAACAAGTCGGTGATTACGCGAAAGGGACGGTAGAAGCAGCGAAATATATTGGTCAAGGTCTGTCAGTGACCTTCGACCATATGCAACGCCGTCCCATTACCGTGCAATATCCCTATGAAAAGCTGATTCCTTCGGAACGGTATCGGGGACGCATTCACTTTGAGTTTGATAAGTGTATTTCTTGCGAAGTTTGCGTGCGAGTTTGTCCGATTAATCTTCCGGTGGTCGATTGGGAGATGAATAAGGAGTCGAAGAAAAAACAACTGAAGCACTACAGTATTGATTTCGGAGTCTGTATTTTCTGCGCCAATTGCATTGAATATTGTCCGACGAATTGTTTGTCCGCGACGGAAGAGTATGAGTTGGCGGCTTACGATC is part of the Roseofilum capinflatum BLCC-M114 genome and harbors:
- a CDS encoding polysaccharide deacetylase family protein, which gives rise to MSLQLYPLYPILYQGLKPLFPQCLWQGNPDQKAIALTFDDGPHPQYTPELLNVLETYNVKANFFWLGYWVEQYPEIAKAVYNRGHWIGLHGYTHRNFPQLTPEQLYQDLYQTQTAILQACDLNPEERSHFRDVRPPNGLFTPQTLKLLQQWNYRPVMWTVVPEDWVNPGVSTVVKRVIETVCPGSLIVLHDGIYGGQSVAETIKQILPILLEQDYKLVSINHLWHSLEK
- the nuoH gene encoding NADH-quinone oxidoreductase subunit NuoH, with the protein product MNLGIDLQRSFIELLTHFGLPQGAAKALWIPLPMLVVLVGATVGVLVTTWLERKVSAAVQQRIGPEYMGPYGVLVPVADGLKLLLKQDIIPDKADPILFTLGPALVVIPVFLSFLIVPFGENLMISNVAIGIFLWIALSSVAPIGLLMSGYASNNKYSLLGGLRAAAQSISYEIPLAFCVLAIVMMSNSLSTIDIVDQQSGYGILGWNIWRQPVGFIIFWIAALAECERLPFDLPEAEEELVAGYQTEYAGMKFALFYLGSYVNLVLSGLLVAVLYLGGWEFIIPIEQVAQWLGIPETTAWLQVLMASLGITMVIFKTYLLVFIAVLCRWTLPRVRIDQLLDLGWKFLLPVSLVNLLLTAALKLVFPFAFGG
- the ndhI gene encoding NAD(P)H-quinone oxidoreductase subunit I translates to MKFLKQVGDYAKGTVEAAKYIGQGLSVTFDHMQRRPITVQYPYEKLIPSERYRGRIHFEFDKCISCEVCVRVCPINLPVVDWEMNKESKKKQLKHYSIDFGVCIFCANCIEYCPTNCLSATEEYELAAYDRHELNYDNVALGRIPYKVTNDPMVQPMREFAYLPKGVVDPHTVSHTERRAGLRPEEILEQSETPNKD